Part of the Niallia alba genome is shown below.
TTGTTTAGAATTTCTTAAAAATAAATCAATGCTAAAGGAAAAGGAAAGAGAAGAAATCCAAGAATCACTAAAATATCACATTCTTTTGTTCTTTGAAACGGAAGAAGTTGGTTACTTTTATGATGACTCTGGGCTTATCTTTCTTATAAGTTGGCATGAGATAACAAATGATCGTCTTGTGCAACTGGAGGAAATTATCAAGAATGAATTAAAAATGTCTATAGCAGTTTACATGGAAAGTAATGAAAAGGACTACAAGCATCTTTCCTTGTTATATAAAAAGTGCAAAGAAATTATACAAAAAGAAATTAATATTTCACCTATAGTAAGAAGGGCAAAAAGTATGATTGAACATCAATATGCAGATTCAACGCTTTCCCTTGAAAAGGTTGCAGTAGCTTTACAGGTTTCTCCGGTTTATTTAAGTCGGCTAATAAAACAAGAGTTAGGAGTCAGCTTTGTACAACTTCTCACACACAGAAGAATGAAGCAGGCCGTATACTTACTTCAATCAACAGATTATCCAATTATTTCGATATCAGAATTAGTGGGGTATGAAACTCAGCATTATTTCAGTACAGCCTTTAAAAAAGTAATGGGCTTATCTCCAAATAAATACCGTAGAAATATCATAGATGATTCAAATAACGTAAATAGTTAAAGCAGGAGCTCTGTTATATTCGGGCTTCTTTTTTTATTTGGCTGTGGGTTAATTAGCAACAAATACTTAATTTTATAGAGAAATGAAAGCGTTTTATATTAAGTTAAAAAAGTATAAAAATAGTAAATTATTTAAAAAGACCAGATTTATAGCGAATGCTATATTAGTTTTAGAAAAAGAAAACCACCTAATAAATATGGGAAGGGGGAAGTTTGTTTGTTTAAAAAAACGCTTACAATAATTAGTGTAGTAGTTTTAATACTTATTACAACTGCTTGTGGAGTGCAAAAAACAGGTGCAGAGACAAAGGGGTTTATTGGGATCTCTATGCCTACCAAATCATCTGAAAGATGGGTAAACGATGGAGAAAATATGAAAAAACTGTTTGAAGATCTTGGATATAGTACGGATTTACAATATGCAGAGGATATAATTGAGAACCAAACAGCACAGATTGAAAATATGATAACCAAAGGTGTTGATATTTTAGTCATTGCACCTATTGATGACCGTTCTGGATTAACTGGTGTTTTGGAAAGAGCACATAATAATGGGATAAAAATCATTTCGTATGACCGTTTAATTCAACATAGTGAATATGTAGATTACTATGCAACATTTGATAACTTTAAAGTAGGAGAATTACAAGGACAGTACATTGAGGAAAAGCTGGAGTTAAAAAATTCTGAGGGCCCATTTAATATCGAGATTTTTGCAGGGTCTCCTGATGATAATAATGCTTACTTTTTCTTTGATGGAGCAATGTCCGTCCTTCAGCCATATATAGATTCTGGAAAACTAGTAGTAAGAAGTAAACAAACAAAATTTAGCCAGGGAGCAACACTTCGTTGGGATGGTGCATTAGCTCAATCAAGAATGGATAATTTATTGAGTGCTTATTATTCAACAGAACAAATTGATGCAGTATTGTCTCCATACGATGGAATTAGTATTGGCGTAATCTCTTCCTTAAGAGGTGTTGGATATGGAAGTAAAGATAAGCCGATGCCGATAATAACAGGACAAGATGCAGAGCTTGCTTCTATAAAAGCAATTATAAATGGAAGACAAACGCAAACGATTTTTAAAGATACAAGGGAATTAGCAAAAAAAGCGGTAGAAATGGCAAGAGCTTTATTGAATGAAGAAGAAGCAGAAGTAAATGATGAAGAAACATATAATAACGGGAAAAAAATTGTTCCTGCCTATCTTTTAAAACCAGTTTCTGTAGATATTGATAATTATCAATCGGTGTTAGTAGATACAAATTATTATACGAAAGAACAGTTAGGCCAATGAATAATTGAAATAATATATTGGTGGTGAAGAATATGGCAAATATAATTCTCGAAATGCGTAATATTACAAAAGAATTCCCTGGGGTTAAGGCATTAGAAGAAGTTAAATTAAAGGTAAAAGCAGGAGAAATACATGCACTATGTGGCGAAAATGGAGCTGGAAAGTCTACATTGATGAAAGTGCTTAGTGGTGTTTACCCTTATGGCGCCTATTCTGGTGATATTCTTTTTCAAAATGAGATTTGTGAATTTAAAAATATTAAGCAAAGTGAAGAGCTTGGAATTGTAATTATTCATCAAGAATTAGCATTAGTTCCGGAATTGGCAATAGCAGAAAATCTTTTTTTAGGAAATGAAATCGTTAACAATGGTGTGATTAATTGGAATGAAACGTTTCTTCGTGCCAAAGCTTTACTGCAAAAGGTTGGTTTAAAGGAATCACCCAATGTGAAGGTAAGTGAAATTGGAGTAGGAAAACAGCAATTAGTTGAAATAGCAAAAGCATTGTCAAAGGATGTTAAATTACTTATTTTGGATGAACCGACAGCTTCATTAAATGAGGACGATAGTGAAAACTTATTGAATTTATTATTAGAATTTAAAAAACAAGGAATGTCTGCCATTATCATTTCCCATAAATTAAATGAGATTGAAAAGGTTGCAGATTCGATCACCATTTTAAGGGACGGAAAAACAATTGAGACATTGGATGTCAAGAACGATCAAGTGGATGAAAATCGCATTATTAAAGGCATGGTTGGAAGAGATCTTACAAATCGTTATCCCGAACGTATTCCTAAAATTGGTGAAATTGTATTTGAAGTAAAAGACTGGAATGTATACCACCCAAAACATATCGATAGAAAAGTCATTGATAATGTGAGCATTACGATACGTAAAGGGGAAATAGTTGGAATTGCTGGGCTTATGGGTGCTGGTCGTACGGAATTAGCAATGAGCTTATTCGGGAGAGCATACGGAAAAAATATAACTGGTAACATCGTAAAAAATGGAAAAGAATTGAAATTAAAGGATGTAGCATCAGCGATTAATAATGGATTAGCGTATGTTTCGGAAGATCGAAAGGGCGATGGCTTAATTTTAATGGAAGATATCAAGCAAAACATTACGCTGGCAACCCTTGACCGAATTTCCAAACGATCTGTTTTAAATAAGAACCAAGAAATAAAGGTAGCAGAAGAATATCGTCAAAAATTTAGAATAAAGACGCCGAGTGTCTTCCAAAAAGCAGGGAATTTAAGTGGCGGAAATCAACAAAAAATAGTTTTAAGTAAATGGGTGTTTTCAGAACCAGATATTTTAATATTAGATGAACCTACAAGAGGAATTGATGTTGGATCAAAGTATGAAATTTATACCATCATTAATGAACTAGTAAAAGAAGGAAAAAGCATTCTCATGATTTCTTCTGAATTACCAGAGTTATTAGGGATGTGTGACCGCATATATGTGATGAATGAAGGTCGCATAACAGGGGA
Proteins encoded:
- a CDS encoding response regulator transcription factor: MNKQNWNVLIADDEPIIRDGIRNSIDWSSLQMNVVAEAEDGEEAIELSLMYSVDILLVDINMPIINGLNVIKHVKEKLPDCRIIIITGYDEFKYAQEAIRLNVSDYLLKPIDSNHLLELLNKLKNELVNDNNQKDLLDRTSEQFTKNLPTLKNTFFQEWVEGKLNNEEIRNQLALYYLNTNIPKSLIVVSCLEFLKNKSMLKEKEREEIQESLKYHILLFFETEEVGYFYDDSGLIFLISWHEITNDRLVQLEEIIKNELKMSIAVYMESNEKDYKHLSLLYKKCKEIIQKEINISPIVRRAKSMIEHQYADSTLSLEKVAVALQVSPVYLSRLIKQELGVSFVQLLTHRRMKQAVYLLQSTDYPIISISELVGYETQHYFSTAFKKVMGLSPNKYRRNIIDDSNNVNS
- the chvE gene encoding multiple monosaccharide ABC transporter substrate-binding protein, whose amino-acid sequence is MLITTACGVQKTGAETKGFIGISMPTKSSERWVNDGENMKKLFEDLGYSTDLQYAEDIIENQTAQIENMITKGVDILVIAPIDDRSGLTGVLERAHNNGIKIISYDRLIQHSEYVDYYATFDNFKVGELQGQYIEEKLELKNSEGPFNIEIFAGSPDDNNAYFFFDGAMSVLQPYIDSGKLVVRSKQTKFSQGATLRWDGALAQSRMDNLLSAYYSTEQIDAVLSPYDGISIGVISSLRGVGYGSKDKPMPIITGQDAELASIKAIINGRQTQTIFKDTRELAKKAVEMARALLNEEEAEVNDEETYNNGKKIVPAYLLKPVSVDIDNYQSVLVDTNYYTKEQLGQ
- the mmsA gene encoding multiple monosaccharide ABC transporter ATP-binding protein encodes the protein MANIILEMRNITKEFPGVKALEEVKLKVKAGEIHALCGENGAGKSTLMKVLSGVYPYGAYSGDILFQNEICEFKNIKQSEELGIVIIHQELALVPELAIAENLFLGNEIVNNGVINWNETFLRAKALLQKVGLKESPNVKVSEIGVGKQQLVEIAKALSKDVKLLILDEPTASLNEDDSENLLNLLLEFKKQGMSAIIISHKLNEIEKVADSITILRDGKTIETLDVKNDQVDENRIIKGMVGRDLTNRYPERIPKIGEIVFEVKDWNVYHPKHIDRKVIDNVSITIRKGEIVGIAGLMGAGRTELAMSLFGRAYGKNITGNIVKNGKELKLKDVASAINNGLAYVSEDRKGDGLILMEDIKQNITLATLDRISKRSVLNKNQEIKVAEEYRQKFRIKTPSVFQKAGNLSGGNQQKIVLSKWVFSEPDILILDEPTRGIDVGSKYEIYTIINELVKEGKSILMISSELPELLGMCDRIYVMNEGRITGEVLKEEADQEKLMKYMTKSKVRG